The window taaacatatttttttaaagaaaaaaaaaaattaaatttcgaatttttaaaacttttttaaaaatttaatttgtgttAAATTACCGCTTGACATATTTGGTAACTACGTTCCAAATTAACAGCACCAGGTGGTTCTTTTGTAGTACTACGAGAACGACCTCCTCCTTGttctttattgttatttctggAACCTCTTTGATTACCTTGATTATTAGAACGTGAAGATCTTGAAGATACAGCAACTGTTCCTCCAggatattgttgttgttgtataGTCGCTACGACTTGCCGTGGTTGCGTAGGAGCCGATGCTTGGTGTTGAATTACAATGGTATTTTGTGCACGATTTTGTGGTTGTACGCTAATTGCTGCCGTCACAGTATTCGGAACTTGATTTTGAATcacattatttctaatatttcgtgtattattattttgagtaTTTAGTTGAACGACTTCTTCTTGCGTTCTCATTATATTCACTTGTGAAGTTGTATTCTGTTGATTCTGAATTTGAGCATTAATTGGGGACGTACTATTTAAAGATGATGCAGTGTTTTGATCAGAATGAAAATTGGTTTGCACAAATCTAATAGATTGTAATTGTGGAAATGCAATAATAGGTGAACtttgagattgaaaatttttcattatacaaCTTGTTCCTGGTGTACCAATTGCGAGACCTTCCGATTGAAACGGAGTTCCTTGAACAACTGGTAATTGGATACAGTTAACTGATTCTACATTAGAGTCTGGATTGATAAATTGTTGAGGTGGATTAGTTGAATCTGTTGAAGTAGGTGTCTCGTTGCATTCATCCTGAGTAGTCACTGTAATATTAGCAGCAACAGATCCATCAAGAGCTGCAGCTACTAATGGCCATGGAACTTGAAGTTCTTCTTGAggctttatgaaataaaattaattttttttaaatcaaaaataagataaataatcaattatgatatattttaaaagaaattaataccaAAAATAcaaggatattaaaattttttatcagtaTACTTAccctattattattgttaatattactaACTGTGGGATCTACCGACCAACTACATTCTAACATCTCAGAACACACATAATTATTTGCTTCTCGAAGAGCTTCGTCTTCATTTCCACTATTTACATCTTGTTGATCTCTGCTAGTTTCTGGTTGTCCTGAGACAACCTGTGTTTCAGTTTCTTCAGTATTATTCGATCCCATTTCCATTCCATCGAGAATAGGATACATTATTTCTTCGGGACATCCCGAAATTTCTTCGTAAGCTTCACGCATTTCTCCCCTTACCtaaaaagagatatattatGTGTTTTTAATAGaacttgataattttaatatatctttataaacaataaaaattatcacctCCAATTCATGAATACGTTGTAATGTTTCACTATCGATCTCCATTCCTTCAGGAATTTGCGATTCACCATCCGTTGGATTCTCGTGAGAAACCTGTGTTACTTCAgtttgattattgattaatgTTGAATCATTCATAACGATTTCGGTTGGTCTAACTCGTTCATGTGACGATGAAGTTTCGAGTATAGTTGTAGCTTCGCAATCGGATATCGGATAAATTTGTTCTTCTGATATTTGGGATATttgttctttcgaaatttgagATACTTGATCTACGGAAGTTTGAGATGTACATTCTGTTGATAATTGAGATGATGTTTCTCTAGATGTTTGAGACATTTGTTCTGTTTGTTCACTAGATCTTGGTGAATTTTCTTCAGGTAAAAGTATTGTATCTTCTTCAGATACTTCAAGGATGTGATTCTCTATTGactgaagatttttttcatcttgagATAAGTGAATTTCTTCATCaaatgtatttgaaatattttcttgacaAACTTGTGCTACTACTTCACTTTCTTCAAGCATATGTTGTTTTTCTGAGAGATCTTTATCATCTTCTTCTAGTTTGTCCTGATGCATTTCAGTATCAGTTATTGTTTCTACAGAATTTATGTTTATGGAATCTATATGTTTTTCATCAATTAACGTATGCGttgtttcattatattccGTTGGTAATAATTCTTGTATTTCTGttgtttcgtttaattcttctgaattatttatactagtTTCAACTTTACAATTATCTTCTTCAACAACTATCTTATCTTCGGACATAATAGGACAGGGAGTATCTGATATAGGCGTATCTACATTAGATTCTAAGCGAAGTCTTAAACTCGAACGTGTTACAGCTCCTCCAGATCTCGATTCCGCAATACAATGAAGACCTGATCTAATTTTAGGTTCACGTTTCTCACCCCATATAGGTTCGAAATGTTTTACTTTCCAtggatctaatttatttttatctctttctgcCTCCATTTTCAATCTTTGTTGATTTTCTGGAGTAAACTCTCCTTCTGCCAAACGTTTACGCCATTCTAGGCATGCTCGTGCAAAGAATTCATTGTTTAATCCAGATGTAGCAGCATCCtaacagaaaaaatatatttttataaaaaaatattattttaataaaaataaaaaaaaataagatagaataatttactatcaatgtattattaataaatatatatatttttaaaattacctgTCTATCTACAGCAGGTAAAAGTTGTGCAAGTTTCCTTTGATACAAAGGTGGTAAACCTTGAAAGGTATGCCTATTTAAAAGAGCACGTAAACTTGTGCTTGCTAAAATACTTGCTGGAGATTCAAGATCTACAAGACCAGCCTCCAATTGTGCAGTTGCTGATAATCGTTTTGTTGATCGTCTACGTCCAGATTTTAAGCTAAATCCTGGCAAACTTGCCAGGACTTCCCTCATTGTGGCAGCAGGTTCTTCAGttgctatatttaaataatattatattaaaatttataacaataatataataattatataataataaattattgagttaatatacatatattatattaatatataataataaaaaaatatatatattaaaattttatatcaatataattttatcatattattcagttatatttacatttatgtaatcattaaatttaatttatatttcacttaCTAGTGTTAATATGTTGTACATTATTAACTGGAGAAGGTGGATTATTCGGTGGAGGTGGAGGTAGTGGTTTAACGACAATCCTTGGAAGGGTACGAGAATTTCCAGCTGCAATCGTTGTATTTTTTCTACGTCTTTTGGCCTG is drawn from Apis mellifera strain DH4 linkage group LG5, Amel_HAv3.1, whole genome shotgun sequence and contains these coding sequences:
- the LOC100576908 gene encoding polycomb protein Asx isoform X2 is translated as MDTDVELAKGEGCETSPGCSGYSSMVHSKKVIKHALRQQAKRRRKNTTIAAGNSRTLPRIVVKPLPPPPPNNPPSPVNNVQHINTTTEEPAATMREVLASLPGFSLKSGRRRSTKRLSATAQLEAGLVDLESPASILASTSLRALLNRHTFQGLPPLYQRKLAQLLPAVDRQDAATSGLNNEFFARACLEWRKRLAEGEFTPENQQRLKMEAERDKNKLDPWKVKHFEPIWGEKREPKIRSGLHCIAESRSGGAVTRSSLRLRLESNVDTPISDTPCPIMSEDKIVVEEDNCKVETSINNSEELNETTEIQELLPTEYNETTHTLIDEKHIDSININSVETITDTEMHQDKLEEDDKDLSEKQHMLEESEVVAQVCQENISNTFDEEIHLSQDEKNLQSIENHILEVSEEDTILLPEENSPRSSEQTEQMSQTSRETSSQLSTECTSQTSVDQVSQISKEQISQISEEQIYPISDCEATTILETSSSHERVRPTEIVMNDSTLINNQTEVTQVSHENPTDGESQIPEGMEIDSETLQRIHELEVRGEMREAYEEISGCPEEIMYPILDGMEMGSNNTEETETQVVSGQPETSRDQQDVNSGNEDEALREANNYVCSEMLECSWSVDPTVSNINNNNRPQEELQVPWPLVAAALDGSVAANITVTTQDECNETPTSTDSTNPPQQFINPDSNVESVNCIQLPVVQGTPFQSEGLAIGTPGTSCIMKNFQSQSSPIIAFPQLQSIRFVQTNFHSDQNTASSLNSTSPINAQIQNQQNTTSQVNIMRTQEEVVQLNTQNNNTRNIRNNVIQNQVPNTVTAAISVQPQNRAQNTIVIQHQASAPTQPRQVVATIQQQQYPGGTVAVSSRSSRSNNQGNQRGSRNNNKEQGGGRSRSTTKEPPGAVNLERSYQICQAVIQSSPNRDQLKAHLKPPPSLLARGDGAFTTNKSGGRTITTVKTQKPSQTIQNKQTQNKTQAVMLRHVFATARQATSTEC
- the LOC100576908 gene encoding polycomb protein Asx isoform X1, yielding MDTDVELAKGEGCETSPGCSGYSSMVHSKKVIKHALRQQAKRRRKNTTIAAGNSRTLPRIVVKPLPPPPPNNPPSPVNNVQHINTTTEEPAATMREVLASLPGFSLKSGRRRSTKRLSATAQLEAGLVDLESPASILASTSLRALLNRHTFQGLPPLYQRKLAQLLPAVDRQDAATSGLNNEFFARACLEWRKRLAEGEFTPENQQRLKMEAERDKNKLDPWKVKHFEPIWGEKREPKIRSGLHCIAESRSGGAVTRSSLRLRLESNVDTPISDTPCPIMSEDKIVVEEDNCKVETSINNSEELNETTEIQELLPTEYNETTHTLIDEKHIDSININSVETITDTEMHQDKLEEDDKDLSEKQHMLEESEVVAQVCQENISNTFDEEIHLSQDEKNLQSIENHILEVSEEDTILLPEENSPRSSEQTEQMSQTSRETSSQLSTECTSQTSVDQVSQISKEQISQISEEQIYPISDCEATTILETSSSHERVRPTEIVMNDSTLINNQTEVTQVSHENPTDGESQIPEGMEIDSETLQRIHELEVRGEMREAYEEISGCPEEIMYPILDGMEMGSNNTEETETQVVSGQPETSRDQQDVNSGNEDEALREANNYVCSEMLECSWSVDPTVSNINNNNRPQEELQVPWPLVAAALDGSVAANITVTTQDECNETPTSTDSTNPPQQFINPDSNVESVNCIQLPVVQGTPFQSEGLAIGTPGTSCIMKNFQSQSSPIIAFPQLQSIRFVQTNFHSDQNTASSLNSTSPINAQIQNQQNTTSQVNIMRTQEEVVQLNTQNNNTRNIRNNVIQNQVPNTVTAAISVQPQNRAQNTIVIQHQASAPTQPRQVVATIQQQQYPGGTVAVSSRSSRSNNQGNQRGSRNNNKEQGGGRSRSTTKEPPGAVNLERSYQICQAVIQSSPNRDQLKAHLKPPPSLLARGDGAFTTNKSGGRTITTVKTQKPSQTIQNKQTQNKTQAVMLRHVFATARQATSTEIPESNNIAQLGSTTTGGLGQYILVQRTGVGDSAPRASSAPPLPPQIAGMGVGVHLVRGRPASAGEGSHQAVTLKARGSDGRGGGGAEPGAPGMIMGGDPPPPCECNMRGAMVICRQCGAFCHDDCIGPQRICATCLIR